Genomic segment of Pochonia chlamydosporia 170 chromosome 1, whole genome shotgun sequence:
ACTTGGTCAACTTCTTTGATGTCGAGACCTCTCGCGGCGACGTCGGTAGCAACGAGAACGGTGTTGCGTGCTGCTGTGAACTTTTCCAGGGACCGGAGACGAGCTTTTTGAATCATTTGTGAGTGGAGCGGTAAGGCGTTTAggttgagatgttgaagGAGCGGCGTGATGCGGCGAACGGCAGAAATGGAATTCGTGAAAACCAATGTCCTGCGACCGGGGTTCAATAAAAGAACAGAGTATAGATAGAGATCCTACGGGTATAAATGTTAGTCGCATATCCCGGCCCAAGGGAATACAATAGTGTCACAATATCTCACCTTTTCCATGGCTCCGCACTCGATCAGACCTTCGCGAAGATTATCTGCCATCCGGCTCACGGGGTTGACGTCGATGAACTTTGGCTCCGTCCTAAACTTGAGACACTTCATAAGATACTCCatcttttcttcatcactTCCAGCCTTGGCACTTCTACCCTTTCCAGCAAGTTTAGTCTGGAGATTCTTGTCAAAAGTGGCAGAGAAGACCAATGTCTGTCGTCGTCTCATCCCAGCATCCGAGTCAGaatcctcatcgtcatcatcatccgctTCAGGGTTCTTCCCATCTAAAGCGCCGATAATGTTTTCCGCCTCTTTGAATTGTCCAACTTTGAACAGCCTATCCGCCTCGTCGACAACCAAAAAGTCGATTCGAGTAAACTGCCGTTGGAGCTTGGCATCCCCATCGAGCACCTCCCACAAACGACCGGGAGTACCAACAACGATGTCGGCCTTTTCCAgttgccgctgctgcttctgaatACTCAACCCGCCAGTAACCACACAAACGTACGGCGACGTAGGCAGCCCGTCACACACAGCTTTGATGTGGTCGCCAATCTGCTTGGCCAATTCTCTAGTCGGACTGAGAACAACCGCCATAGGACctgtcctcttcttcttctgctcatcatcctcgtcatcctgCTGCCCCTCGTGCATCTCCAGCCATTTTTCCACAATAGGAAGACCAAACGCTAGTGTTTTGCCTGAGCCTGTCTGCGCCTTACCAATCACATCTCCACCAGCAATAATCTCCGGAATCGACTTCTGTTGAATAGCAGTCGGTTTCGCAAATCCCAGCTTGGCAATCGCCGACACAAGGCTCGGCGACAGATTCAACGCCACCCAGTCGCCCATGTCGAGGTCGTCTTCGGCTTCTCCGTCCGCCATTTCTGCCAGCGCCAGGAACTCGTTTCCGGCCCCATGTGCAGAGGGCTTTTGTAGCTTCTTGTCGGCAATCTTCTGCTGTTTGCCTTTCTTGTTTGTGTCGTTCTCGCTCTGCTTTTGCGATTTTTGGGCTTTGGCGCTCTTGTTCGTGCCCTGTTTGACTGCTGAAATCTCTTCTTGAGGTTTCTCGCCCTCCACGCTATCCTGAGAATCGCCAGCTTCGCCGGAATCGACAGGCTCGCTCGCCACAACGTCGTCGCCAAACCCTTCAAAAGACTCCccctcatcttcgtcgtcggaaACTGCGGGCTGGCTGCTCTTGCTATCGTTCTTTACAACAAACTGTACTGTTCCGCCATTCTTGACCACGTCCACGCCAGAGAGGACTTGGAGACCGCCGAAGTCTTCGCCTACGGATTGCCAGGCTAGAGACGAAGAATCTACCACAGCTCTTCCGGTCGAAGCAGATGTTTCGTTCCTATTCTTGCCCTTTCCGCCTGTCTTTGGTTGCGCTTTCGGCAGCCGTGTGTtcgcctttgccaagtttTTACTTCGCTTCGGCTCGGGTCCAGTGGTCGGCGGAACCTTGCGCTTCTTTGAGGGAGGGACCATCAGGGGCTGTGATCGATTCTCTCAACTGCCAGTCAGCTATTTTGCTGTTTGGTAGAAGAGCTGAGGCTGTGGCAATTGTAAGCTCAATTTGCTGTATCCGTAACAAAAAAGTTCAGGTGGGATGCTTTAGTTTTTGGTGGAGCCCACCTTCAAAAGTTGAGTTGCTGTGGAATTTTTTTTGGGGTGAACCATTTGCATCGGCGTAAAATATGCCGATCTCCGACCACACCAAAGCCCAGTTGTTGCATGGagacaagatgctcaagtgctcgcCTGGTAAGATAAGTTTACCACCACATCTACCACACATCACAGGTACCCATTTATACTCTCTAAATTCatgacaaaaagaaacataACGTAAATTGTATCATGGTACCGGTACAATGGTAATTTATCCCCTAACCCCAATTTTGACAAAGTGACCCTCCTCCAAAAGCTTCCAATATCAGTACAGAGCCAAGCATTATAGTCCCAAATTCTTTCACGTATCTCTCCCGGCCGTTTCTCTTGGCATCATCCTTGTGATATGAATTATCCTCCTGTCTTTCGTACATACAAATGCGCCATTCAAAAGGCGCGGTTCATTCAATGCGCGCCACGGGCTCTCTTAGCACCACCTCCAACTTCTGAATCACCTCTAGGACGTTTCGCGCCGGGTTGGAAATCTGTAGCTCCAGGGTTCATTccacctcgtcctcctctATGACCTCCCCTGCCACGTCCACCTTGCCCAGTCGCGCCACCTTCTTGATTGCCGCTAGCACCACGCTGGCCAGGAGGAACATATGCACCACCTCTTCCACGGCCGCCTCCTCGTGGCATAGGAATGCCCGAACGCGCCGGCGGGGGTTGCTGgccttgttggccttgctgttgttgttgggcCAGCTGAGCCTGTTGCTGAGCCTGTTGCTGAGCTGGTGCTGGCTGCTGAGCCTGCGGCACCTGTGCAGAAGCTGCCTCCGCTTTGACAGCAAAAGGATTTGGTGCCTCAGATTTAGTTGCGTCAGCCGGAACGGCAAATGGGTTATTGGCAGCCTTCGGTGCTGGAATACCGGCCGAA
This window contains:
- a CDS encoding ATP-dependent RNA helicase MAK5 (similar to Coccidioides immitis RS XP_001247558.1), with the protein product MVPPSKKRKVPPTTGPEPKRSKNLAKANTRLPKAQPKTGGKGKNRNETSASTGRAVVDSSSLAWQSVGEDFGGLQVLSGVDVVKNGGTVQFVVKNDSKSSQPAVSDDEDEGESFEGFGDDVVASEPVDSGEAGDSQDSVEGEKPQEEISAVKQGTNKSAKAQKSQKQSENDTNKKGKQQKIADKKLQKPSAHGAGNEFLALAEMADGEAEDDLDMGDWVALNLSPSLVSAIAKLGFAKPTAIQQKSIPEIIAGGDVIGKAQTGSGKTLAFGLPIVEKWLEMHEGQQDDEDDEQKKKRTGPMAVVLSPTRELAKQIGDHIKAVCDGLPTSPYVCVVTGGLSIQKQQRQLEKADIVVGTPGRLWEVLDGDAKLQRQFTRIDFLVVDEADRLFKVGQFKEAENIIGALDGKNPEADDDDDEDSDSDAGMRRRQTLVFSATFDKNLQTKLAGKGRSAKAGSDEEKMEYLMKCLKFRTEPKFIDVNPVSRMADNLREGLIECGAMEKDLYLYSVLLLNPGRRTLVFTNSISAVRRITPLLQHLNLNALPLHSQMIQKARLRSLEKFTAARNTVLVATDVAARGLDIKEVDQVIHYHVPRAADTYIHRSGRTARADRSGVSIILCSPDEVLPTRRLASKVHAERASGKKQHFIESLPIDRKIACRLKPRLDLAKKITDAILAKEKAHSNDTWLRNAAEDLGVEYDSEEFEATASSGWAGGSRGGGRRRKEKEAKALTKAEMGALKAQLRQELSQRVNLGVSERYITGGRVDIAQLLKERENTVGGIFLGGDNLGLGLGL